Below is a window of Phocoena sinus isolate mPhoSin1 chromosome 2, mPhoSin1.pri, whole genome shotgun sequence DNA.
TGGCCAGCCGAGCTGCCTGGTGGGGTTGGCCCCTTGTCTTTTCAagtaattttcatattaaaaaaaaacaaagaaaaaaaactcataaaaacaaaaaatccaactAGCCCTTTCCGTGTCTTTtgtccccagtcctctccctgtctTGGGCCCACCTCACCCTCAGGGCAGAGCCGGTGCTCCCAGCCTGGGCTCCCCCGGCCCGCCACGGGGGAGGACGCTCAGGGAGAGGCACTGGAGAGCAGCGCGTGGCAGGCCTGGCCCGCATACCTGCCTCCCGGAGGCCCTGGCCCAATGCCCACCACCTGgccctgggagcagggagaggtcCAGCCAGGGCTCACTGGTGCTTACtcggtggcgggggggggggggggggtggggcggagaCCCCCTGTGTCTGTTCAAGGCAGGGGGTGGTCTGGACCTGGCCTGGGACCCAGACTGGCAGGTGCCTGGCTTCCGTCGGGGCAGCCAGCATAGCTGGGTCAGCCGGCCGGCCAGCCTGCTCCTGGCAGAGCCCTGCCCCAGCTGTCTGCGGGTTTTTGCCAGGAACTGCAGGGCCACCCCTAGCAGGTGTGGAGTTTCCACAGGGAGAGTTTGCTCAGATTTCAGCAAGTCCGCTCTCAGACATCCTGCCTCTGCTGGCCCCCCGCACAGCCGCTCAGGGCCCAGGGGACAGGTGTGGCCAGGCCGCTGTGGGGAGGGGTCTGGGAGCCACGCTAACCTCCGCCAGCCGAGGGGGTCAGCGAGGCCCTCCCCAAGGGGCTCCCctccctgagctctgcctcctgtgcCTCCAGCCCCACTGTGACGCGTGGGCATCTCAGCTGGGGAACTGAAATAGAAACCACCCTGCTCCCTCGCTGGAGACAGATAAGGGGCGTCCTGGCCTTCCAGGACCCAGCTGCAGGGCCCCGCAGGGTGGCGGGCCAGGGTGTCAGAGGAGTGGCTgtggcgccccccccccccccccccccccccccccgcccacccacAGCCAATTCTAACCTGCAGTCCTGGCACCACCCCTTGCTGCCCCTGCTGCCCCAGGGCTTCGTTGCAGTGTCAGCTGAGGTgcggtgcgggggtgggggtggggggggtgggatgaggcCGGGCTGGTGACCTTGAGAAAGACACTAGCTTcctccagggccttttccagtcCTGGGGCctgaggatggggtggggtggggtggggatggaaggGGAGGGTTCTCCCCAGGCCCGGGTACTgacttcccttcccccaacctggCCCTCCCCCCAGGCTGGTCGAGATCGCTGTCCCAAGGACAGGCAGGCCCTGCGGAGAGCCAGGAGCCGGGggtcccccgcccccaccccagcactGTGCTGGCAGGGCCCGGGCTGCGTGTCCACCTCTCCGCTGCTTGGGGGTCAGAGCCAAGGCTTAGCGGCGGGGTGGGAGGCGGGTGTGGGCGGGGCGAGCAAGGTCTTGGGTGCCCAGGAGTGTTTGCCAGCTTTGGTCTGTTCTCGTGGGCCTGGCAGGGGGCTGTAGCCGTCTCTTCCACAacccccagggccagggccatcTTAGGGGGACAAGAGTCCCCACAAGGGACTCAGCCTGGACGCCTGCCCACCGCTGGGCGCAGCCCTGGGGGCCCTGTGGGAGAGCGAGACTGGGCTCCTGCGTGTGCCATTTGCCAGCGCTGCGGCCCTAGGGGAGGGGCCTGCCTGGCCACGTCGGGGCGGGCCCTGCCTGCTTCCCGCGAACTGGCCTGCTCGCCAGGAGCTGGCCCGGCCTGCGCCTGCCCCACGGCCTGCTCGCCAGGAGCGGGCCCGGCCCGCTTCCCGCGAACTTACCGTCCTCACCCAGCCCCACGGCCTGCGCCTGCCCCACGGCCTGCTCGCCAGGAGCTGGCCCGGCCTGCGCCTGCCCCATGGCCTGCGCCTGCCCCAGTCTCTAGCCCTCAGTGGCCTCAGAGGCAGGTACCGCTGCTCTGTGTCCCGCGATCTGTGCCCCTTCCCGCCAGGCCCACAGCAGCCCCGGTGCCATCAGCCCAGGCACTGCAGCTGGGCGGCAGGGCACCTGCGCTgccccactctcccctccctggctccAGGGCATCTGGCCAGGGCCCAGTGCCATTCCTTTGCTCCACCCCCATTCACTCTCCAAGCTGGGCGACACCAGAGCCCAACCAGTCCGCCCTCCACAGCAGTCCTGCAAATTTCAGGGGCGGGGTGGAGTCACGGAGGCTGATGCCCCGGGGGTCCCCGGGGGCTCCCAAGCTACAGAGGAGGTGGTAACAGGTGCCAAGTGGGGGGCAGTGGGCCCATGAATTATTCAGAGACACCGGACACCCAGCCTGAGCCAGGAGCGGGTTGTGAATGACTGACCTGCAGGCCACCTTGTCCAAGAAGGGGGGCCTGCTGAGGCCTCCCCTCTGGTCTCTGCCCTGGCTGGCTCGGGGCCAGAGCCCGCGTGCGAAGGGAGAGAGGGCCGGCCGGGCTGGTCAGTTAGGCCTGAGGGGGGCCACATGTTTCTGGGCTGTTGTCCTCACTCACGGAAATGGCACTGGCTGAAGGGTGTGAGTGCAAATGGGTGGGGGCACCGCTGGGAGCAGGGCCGCGGCAGGGCTGCCATGAAACTGCCCTGTGAGACCGGCTCACCCAACCACTGTGAACACGCTGGCTGGCACCAGGGGCCAGGAGAGCCGCCGGACGCcaccaggcagaggaaatggGCAGTGGGGGGCAGACCTCAGTGTCCAGCACAGAGCCTCAAAGacagggcagggggtgagggggcTGGAGCCCGCTGCCCAGACTGGGCCTAGTCGTCTGGGCTTGGGGGGGGTCTGTCCATCTGCCAGACTTGAGGCTCAGCTGGGGGTGGCGGTCCAGAGGAGAGCCCATGAGGAGGCAGAGCCCCTGGGAGGTGGCCCCAGCGTCCTCCAGGCCCCCCAGACCCCTGGGTTAGGGCCGGGTCCTGCATGGCTCCAGGTGcaggtagggagggtgggagtggtcAGGCACGGTAGGTAGGTCCCTGTTGGCAGGAGGGCTGTGGACCCCGGGGAGAGACCCCGAATGCTGGCAGAGCCCTAGCTCCCCGGCCCTCCCGGAGGGTGCTTTGGCGCCACCAAGCTGGAGGTCAGAGGCCCTGGGCCCTAAGCTAGTGGGGTCCGGACGAGGGATGCCCGTGGCGGGAGCCGGGGGAGGGGATAGGGGTAGAAGCTGACGGCAGGGTCCGCCCATTTGGCCGGCCACAGCACCCGCGAAAGGGGCACTCCAGGGGCCCCAacatcttctctccctcctctcctcccctccctaccGCCCTCGGGTGGGAGAGCTCGGGGAGGACAACTTCAGAGCCTGCCCCACAGCCCCGCGGGTCCCCTCGGTGCCAGgcaccccctccccaacccccttccaGCAGTTTCTCTCGCGCTGTTTTTGGAAGTGGCAGgcgccctgccctcccccccgCGGGGCCTTCGGCACCACTGACAGTGTtaggcggggccggggccgggacCGGGCCTGGACCGGTGGCGCGCCCGCCCGGAATCCCGCTCCTATCCCACCGCAAGGCCGTTGCTATAGAAACCGAGCAACAAAGGGAAGCGGGGTGGCGGCGCGCGGCAGGGTGGGGTAGGGTTCCCTTGGGGACCCGGGCTCCAGGACCGGGCAGGGCGGGCCGGTCCGCCGTCGGGGAGTCAGTCTGCTTGTCCTGACACCGCCCTTCCGGGCCGAGGCCCTCGCTGGCCAGGACGCCCCCAGTCGAGGGGGCCGCggactcccagccccacccgcggCCCGGCTGGCTGCCCCGACGTTGCCATGGAAACAGGCGAGGACAGGGCGGGCCTGGGTAGAGGCCACCTCGCGCGCGCGACCCAGGGGCGCCCGGCGGGTCCAGTCGCCCCCCATCCGCCCCTGCAGGTgcgcccccgcccccgcggcGCCCGGACCCCGAGGGCGGGCTCCCGACGCCCCACCCCGGACGCAGACCAATGGGAGCACAGACAGCCGGTCGGGCGGGGCTGGCGGGgcgggcgcggcggcggcggcggcggcggcggtggggaGACGGGCGCGGGCGGAGGACACGGACTGAACGGGAGCGCACCGACCATGGCCTCCAAGTGCCCCAAGTGCGACAAGACCGTGTACTTCGGTGAGTGCCCGGGCCCGGCCAGCACCCCGCCGCCCTTCTCGGTCCAGGATGCGCGGCCCCGACCCGGCTCGCCGCGCTGCCCACGCGGGTGCGGCTGAAGGGCGGAGCGGCGACAAGCTGGGGGCGGCCACGCCCGAACCCCGAAGTGGAcgatgggggtggggcgggggcccGAGGCCCGGCGGGTGGGGGGCGCGTGGTACCCCCGAGAATACGCCCGGGCTTGGGGGAGAGCCCTGGGTTCGCGGGCGCATCGCGGTTCTCCCGGCGGTGCCGAGCGGGGCGGGGTCGGGCGGGGCAGCAAGCTCCGGGCGCTTCTCGCGCGCTCCTGTCCCTCTCGGCCGTTTCGCGCGGACCCCAGTCCCGCCTTCCGCGGACACCTGGCCGGGCTGGCGTGGCCTCGACCCGtgacccccaacccccaccccgaCCTCTGCCCACGCGGGGCTGGGCTCTGTCTGGACTCAGTCCACGCGGGGGCAACCTTGGCCTCTACCTCCTGCGTGTCCCAGCGCGCGCCTTTCCTTGGCTCACGTCCCCCCAGGACTTTCCCGGGGGTGGGGTGACAAGCAAGTCCCCACAAGCAGGAGAGGACGCTGGAGCCCAGGTGGCCAGGCCCCCTGCTTCCTCAAGGTCAGAACAGTGGCATTCAGGAGGAGGTAGCTGGGTAGAAGGGGGTCCTCTCTGCCAGGATGCCCCCTGGGTTGGCGgcacctgccccacccaccccccagcacTGGCTCACCCACTCTCTGGCGCTCCGACCCTGTTGTCTGGCTCACCCACTCTCGCTCATCCTGGCTGATCCGACTTTGCCAGGGCGGCGAAGTCCCTGCCCACCGAGCCTCCCACCAACGCCCACACAGACAGACTTGGTGGCACAAGCCAGGATGGCCAGAAGGGCagggagagacagggacagaCAGGGGATCCGATCCTTCTGTTGTCATCCTAAGGGCAGTGGTCCGGGTCTGGACTGGGGACAGGCCGAGGTGAAGATGGCCACTTGGCTTCCCAGCAGGCCAGAGCGGGAGGAGGAGGCCGGAGGAGGCCGACGTTGTTTGCTGTTCCCAGAGGGGAGGGACCGGATTTGGCCTGGAGTGCTTCTGGGCTGGCTGGAAGCCGAGGGGCTTCCGGATGCCTCCCCAGGAGTCCGCCCAGCCCTCTGTCCCCATCCCAGACAGGGCTCATCCTGTAAGGCTCAGGGTGGGGGCCAGCGCCAGGGTCCTCCTGCCAGCCCCGCTGCCCGCAACTTTGCTCCCAGTCAGGCTAGCTCAGGACCGGGCCGACAGTCCCGTGGACAGCCCGGAAAAGCGCTTCTGCCTGCTTGGGCAGCCGCCGGCTCCCAGTAAAAAACAAAGGCGGCTCAGACTCGGCTGGCTTCTGTCCTGGTCTGGAGGCCCTGGTGGAGGAaagggccgggggccgggggccagaccctcccacccccaatcaGGCTTCACCCCAGCAGTCTACACCCCAAGCGTGTGCACAGTGCAACCTGGGCCAGGATACCCCAGGGTGACCTCAGGGACACCGAGCCTTTGTGTCCCCGACAACCGAGCAGCCGGGTGAGGGCCGGTTGCCTTCCGAGCCATTAGACTCAGTCGATTCTGCCTTCCCAACTTGGGCCGGTAATGTGTGGCCGTCGACCTGGCCAGTGGGTCTGAGGgtcactcccctgcccccaggtggCCACATCCTACAAACCAGCCAGTGGTTCTGGCAGCCCTGAGCTGCAGCTGCCTCGGCCGCCGCTGGCCAGAAGGAGAACTGGGAGAGGATCCGAGCCCGCCTTGGGCTCAGCCAGCTCCCATCTGCCCTGGCATGGACCTGGGGGGAGGCCTGGCCAGCCTGCGTCCCAGCCTCCTTGGTGCAGTGGCCAGAGGGATCTAAGCTTGTGCTGCCCCTGGCCGGGGCCAGCAGGTTCCCCCAGGGCCGTGGGGAGACATCGCTCAGGGCTCCGAACCTGGGCCACCAGGGGGACTCAACTGCCCTCCAGCAGCACCCACAGGCCTCCTGGGGCTCGGGGTGCCCCTGGCCAGgccctctctccctgctctgctGGGTCTTGGGGGAGGCCTGGTCCAGGTGGGGGCCCCTCTGTGAGGGGGACCAGAGGAGCCACTGGTCCTTGGCCTCTTCTTGGGGCTTGGCCAGATTCTGCCAGGGTGGAAGGGGCCCAGCCCACCTGACCGCCCCCCCTCCTCCCCGATGCCTCTGGCCGGGCCCCTTTCCCGTTGGAATTCCAACTCAGCTCCGGCCTTTCTTCCTGCCCTCTTCTCCGCCCTTTTCCTGCTGTGCTCCCCTGGGGAAGCCTCAGCTTCCGTCCACTGGGAGGTGGCCCAGCAGCCCCAGCttggggcaggggacagggaggggcccCAACGTGACCCTCAGCAGCTGGTCTCAGACCTTGAGTGCCAAAGCAGcagccagaggcaggaggtggaggGGGCGCTCTCAGAGCTTAAGGAGAGGAAGCCAAATATAGACAGGCAGGCGTCCTGTCCCACGGGTGTCCCATGGTGGCGACAGGGACTGGCCTCTCGCAGGGGTTCTGGAGGCTTGGGGCCACCCTTCAGCGGGGGCGCTCTGCCAGCTCCATTAGGGCCTGATTGGAGggtttgggggtgtgtgtgagggaggggcaggtgtCCTGGTGAGGGGATTGGCAGGTGCTTGAGCTGGGACCCCGTCCAGGTTCCCTGCTGCAGCCCGTGACCCGGGGTGATGAGGGTGCCTGAGACCAGAGGGAGAGCAGGGCCCCCGGGGAGCAGAAGGGGGTTACGGTGGGGGAGCAGGCAGGTGCCACGTGGCTCCTGGGTGGGGATGAAGGGGACCGGCGCAGAGGCTGCCCAGGAGCGGGGGGGACAGCGGGGGCAGCAGGCGGCTGAGCGCGGGAGGGCAGGAGGGCGCCGGCCCTGacccccctcccgccccagcTGAGAAGGTGAGCTCCCTGGGCAAAGACTGGCACAGATTCTGCCTCAGGTGCGAGCACTGCAGCAAGACGCTGACGCCAGGGGGCCACGCCGAGGTGAGCCCCTCCCCCGGGCAGGGAGGGGGGGGCCGGGGAGCCCAGGCCAGGTCCCCGCCCTCACGCCCTGCCCTCTGCCTAGCATGACGGGAAGCCCTTCTGCCACAAGCCCTGCTATGCCACGTTGTTCGGACCCAAAGGTGAGCCTGGGTGGGGCGCCACGGCGTGTGATCTGCTCCAGCGCTGGGGGACATGGCCAGTGCCGATCCTCGGCCCAGCAGAGACTTGGGGCTGGCCTGGCGGGACGCTGTGGACCCTTGGATTCCCCCGGCCCCCTTGTCTCCTTCCCCGTGCTGGCCCCTCCCGTCCTTGAAGGACCAGCATCCTCCGTGCCTTTCCCGGAAATCTGCAGCCCACGGGTGCCCTCTGGGTGGGGGTCCTGACTCCACAGTGGGCCATGGAGGACCCTTTTCTGAGAAGTTGGGGGGTGGCTGTGAGGGCTGGGTGGTGGGCGAGCCCACTGGCCACCCCCCCTACCGTGCCTACCATCTCACAGGGGTGAATATCGGAGGTGCCGGCTCCTACATCTACGAGAAGCCCTCTGCCGAGAAACCGCAGGTCACTGGCCCCATCGAGGTCCCCGTGGCCCGAGCTGAGGAGCGGAAGGCCAGCGGACCCCCGAAGGGGCCCAGCAAAGGTGGGCTGGGCTGAGtttccgggggcggggggggcggggcgtcGGAGCCGCTGTGCCCCGTCCTgactcctccccctcccagcctccagcgTCACCACGTTCACCGGGGAACCCAACATGTGTCCTCGTTGCAACAAGAGAGTCTACTTTGGTGAGTGGCCgcgcccacccccagcctgggagGTCTCCGCCAGGGGGGGCCCCGACCTCACCACCTCTCCCGTCCCCAGCCGAGAAGGTGACGTCTCTGGGCAAGGACTGGCACCGGCCGTGCCTGCGCTGTGAGCGCTGCGGGAAGACGCTGACCCCAGGCGGGCACGCGGAGGTGAGAGGGGCGCTGGCTGGACGGTTGGGGGCGGGGCGCGCAGCTGCCGGGacgggaggcgggggaggggggtgccGGGCGGTGGGCGTTGCCCCCTGGTGGCCAGCCTCGTGGCTCGCGTGCGCGCAGTGCTGCGTGGCGTGGCGTGGCGTGGCGTGGCGGCGCTGTCCTCCCCTCCAGCTCCCCCAAGGTGAGACGACCTGGCCAAGGCTTTGAGAACTCGAGGGTTCAGGGAGACCCGGAGGAAGCCACCAGGGGGAGTGGGGCGTGTGGACTCCGTTGCCCTCGCTtctcacccccgcccccatctcgTCCCTAGCACGACGGCCAGCCCTACTGCCACAAGCCCTGCTACGGAATACTTTTCGGACCCAAGGGTGAGTGTGGCCAGGAGGGTCTGGGATGCGGagtctcccttcctccacccctcccctaccacccttgcccctctccccacagggGTGAACACCGGAGCTGTTGGCAGCTACATCTATGACAAGGACCCCGAGGGCAAGGTTCAGCCCTAGGGCCCCAGGCCCTTCTGCAGGGCATTGGCCCGCCTGCGCAGGCCCCTGGCCAGGGGCCCACTGCTTGGCTACGAGGGGAGAGTGACCGCCGCCCAGTCCCACCTCAGCACCTGCGAGTCCAGGGCCTGCGTGTTGGGGAGGAAGCCCCTGAGCTGACTCCAGAGCCCTGCCCACCAACCCTGTCTCTCTGGGTGTGTCTGCCTTTGTGTCCCCAGCCACCCGTCACCCCCTTTTGTGTCCTCCTGGCCCCCCGTGTCCCCATGTCTGTATCTCATGGCCCACACGTCCCTGAATGTCCCTGTGGCCTGGGTGGGTCTTTCTGAGGTGGCCGCCCCACGCTCCCCCTCCTGCTGCCCGAGTCCTGCCCACAGTGTTATttatgccccccccccccccccgcccgtgACAGCCACAGCCACACCCCTCACAGTGTCCCAAGGGTGGAGGGACATCCCTGCCAGGAGCCCTCTGCCCGCCTCCCACCCTGCCTCGCAAGCGCCCGCCCACCGCCCTCATGTGGCTCACATTCGACTGCCGGGCGTCCTGCTGTCAATGAAAGGTTTGAGGATCGCACAACCCCGCattgtgtctgtgtctgtggcATGGGTGTGAAGCCGAGATAGCGTCCCTTCGTCCGGGGGTCCTCTTCCCAACGGCGGTGGTCGTGGCTGGGAGGCGGGGAGGCGCTGATTTAGGCTGTGGTGCCGACACTGAGGTGGGCTGGGCCCCTGAGAGGGACCAGACTAGCTGgatgtggggagggtgggaggcatcCGGGGGTGGGGTCCTGGTCCCCAGACATAGGCACCAAAACCAGGGGGTCCTCTGATCCATCAGAGACCCAGAGGGAGAGGTCAGCCTCGGGAAAGAGCAGAGGGCATGGCatgtggagggagagggggcaggtGACCAGAGGAGGGGTCCTCTGCAGGGGGAGAAGCCGGTGAAGGGTGGTCAGGGACGAGGTGGGCCTTCAGCCCAGGAGGAGCCTGGAAGTACAGAGGGTTTAGGGGGAGTGAGGCTGAGCGTGGTCGGCCGGCCCCGGCATTGGTGGGAGCCCAGGGACAGAATGTGGGCAGTCTGAAGGAGGGGCCTAGGGGCTCCTGCCTGAACAGCATTCCTGCATCTGGGCTTGCAGTGTTGACGGAGTCACCTCTGGCCTCCCCAGGCTGTCCAGGCTCTGCCTTTGCAACCAGGAACTCTGAGTAGCTGGGAGGAGGGCTCTCCTCCTAGTCTGCTTTCCCTTTACCTGCTGGCTCCCGGGCAGCCCACCAGAGGGCGCCCCTTCTCTTCCACGCTGGGCGCGGGGGGCAGAACCCTCGGAGACCTGCCCTCCAGTGctcagccctgccctggcctgctcccagcaccccacccccagatgCCTCGCCCTCCCCGAGCCAGAAGCATCGTCCGGGCCTGCTCAGTCTGGGCCCGTGTCCCCAGCACCATAGGCAGCCGGCTCCCCACGTGCCCTGCCCCCAGGGACAGCTCCCAGCGCCCCAGCCCGTGGCACAGGCCCGTGCCTGGCCCGCCCTCCAGTACGCGGGCCCAGACACAGCTGAGCCTGGGTGCCCGGCTCATTGTCCCTCGAGCAGCCATCCGTGTCCCTGGGGTGGAGGGCCGGCTCCTGGTGTCTGCAGTGCCAAGCCGCCCTCCTCCTGGCCAGTCCAGGCGCCCAGCGTGGGCGGCAGCGTCTCCTCGTACCTGGCCGGCGCCTGGAGCGCAGCCAGGATGTGCAGGGTGGGTCGGCctgccctgggggtgggaggcgcTGGAGCAGGTGCCCCAAGGGCGCCCAGTTCCCACCCCAGGCAGAGGGGAGGTTCGGGCAAGCACGCTcggaggaggggctgggacaACACCCCTCCACATTCCCACCTCCCTCCCGCCAGCACGAGGCTCCTTGGTTGGGGGGTCGTTTGGGGGAGAACTCAGGCTTCCCTGAGCACCCC
It encodes the following:
- the CRIP2 gene encoding cysteine-rich protein 2 isoform X2, with amino-acid sequence MASKCPKCDKTVYFDWHRFCLRCEHCSKTLTPGGHAEHDGKPFCHKPCYATLFGPKGVNIGGAGSYIYEKPSAEKPQVTGPIEVPVARAEERKASGPPKGPSKASSVTTFTGEPNMCPRCNKRVYFAEKVTSLGKDWHRPCLRCERCGKTLTPGGHAEHDGQPYCHKPCYGILFGPKGVNTGAVGSYIYDKDPEGKVQP
- the CRIP2 gene encoding cysteine-rich protein 2 isoform X3, translated to MGAQTAGRAGLAGRARRRRRRRRWGDGRGRRTRTERERTDHGLQVPQVRQDRVLRCEHCSKTLTPGGHAEHDGKPFCHKPCYATLFGPKGVNIGGAGSYIYEKPSAEKPQVTGPIEVPVARAEERKASGPPKGPSKASSVTTFTGEPNMCPRCNKRVYFAEKVTSLGKDWHRPCLRCERCGKTLTPGGHAEHDGQPYCHKPCYGILFGPKGVNTGAVGSYIYDKDPEGKVQP
- the CRIP2 gene encoding cysteine-rich protein 2 isoform X4 — its product is MCPRCNKRVYFAEKVTSLGKDWHRPCLRCERCGKTLTPGGHAEHDGQPYCHKPCYGILFGPKGVNTGAVGSYIYDKDPEGKVQP
- the CRIP2 gene encoding cysteine-rich protein 2 isoform X1 — translated: MASKCPKCDKTVYFAEKVSSLGKDWHRFCLRCEHCSKTLTPGGHAEHDGKPFCHKPCYATLFGPKGVNIGGAGSYIYEKPSAEKPQVTGPIEVPVARAEERKASGPPKGPSKASSVTTFTGEPNMCPRCNKRVYFAEKVTSLGKDWHRPCLRCERCGKTLTPGGHAEHDGQPYCHKPCYGILFGPKGVNTGAVGSYIYDKDPEGKVQP